Within Microbacterium oryzae, the genomic segment GGGGCTCGCGCTGGGGCGCGGGCCCCTCGACGTGTCTGCGGTCCCGCGCCTGGGCGCAGTCTGCCCTGCGGGACACATTGCAGGAGTTCCTTCGGGGTGCGGATGGCTGCGCCCCGGATTCCTGCGGGTCGCGGTGCGCGCGGGGCCGGGATCTCCTGCGTTCTGTCCCGCATCGGGAGTGAACGACAGAGCCCCGGCCATCCGAGAGCGGATGGCCGGGGCTCTGTCGACGGGGATCAGCCCTGGGTCGACTGCGCGGGAGCCGAGACGCGGCGCGGCTGCCGACGGCGCGGCGGGCGCGAAGGGGAGCTCTCGGCGGCTGCGGCGTGCGTGCGGGGAGCGGTGTCGCCCGACGAGGTCGAGTACATCGGCTGCGAGCCGCCCTGCGCGCGCCCGCGGCCGCCCTGACCGCGCGCCGCGCCGCCGTTGCGACCGCCGCCGTTGCGACCAGCCGAAGCACCGCCGCGGCCGCCCGCGCGCTCGGCCGACTGCTGGCCGCCCTGGCCCTCGCGGGCCGCGCGCTTGCGACGGGCGTTCGCCCCCTGCGACGTGCCGGGAGCCGACGGCGCGGGAGCGTTGCCCGAGCCCGGGCCGCCCGGGACGGGTGCGACGCGCGGAGCGATCTCGCCGACGAGGGCGGCGACCGCCGCGCTCTCGGGCGTCACACGCTGCGGCTGGGCCGCGATGCCGGCCTTGCGGAGCAGCTGCTTGGTGTCCTGGCGCTGCGAGGGGAGCATGACCGTGACCACGTCGCCGGCCGAGCCCGCGCGGGCGGTGCGGCCGGAGCGGTGCACGTACGCCTTGTGCTCGGCGGGCGGGTCGACGTGGACGACGAGCTCGACCCCGTCGACGTGCACGCCGCGAGCGGCGACATCCGTCGCGACGAGCACGCGCACGCGGCCGGTCGAGAAGTCGGCGAGGTTGCGGTCACGCGCGTTCTGCGACAGGTTGCCGTGCAGGTCGACGGCGGGGATGCCGCGCGAGGTCAGCTGCTTGGCGAGCTTCTTCGCCTGGTGCTTGGTGCGGGTGAAGAGGATGCGGCGCGCGACGCCGGAGGCGAGGGTGCGCACGAGCTCGTTCTTGTCCTCGTCGGCCACCTCGAACACGTGGTGGGTCATCGCGGGCACCGGCGACTCCGCGGAGTCGATCGAGTGGCGCACCGGGTTCTTGAGGAACCGCGTGACGAGCTTGTCCACGCCGTTGTCGAGAGTCGCGGAGAAGAACATGCGCTGGCCATCCGCCGGGGTCTTCGCGAGGATGCGCGTGACGCCGGGGAGGAAGCCCAGGTCGGCCATGTGGTCGGCCTCGTCGAGGATGGTCACCGCGACGCGGGAGAGGTCGACGACGCCCTGGCTCATGAGGTCCTCGAGGCGGCCGGGGCACGCCACGACGATGTCGACGCCGCTGCGGAACGCGGTCTCCTGCGGCTTCTGCGAGACGCCGCCGAAGATGGTCGTCACGGTGAGGTTCGACGCGGTCGCGAGCGGCGTCACGACGCGGGCGATCTGCGTGGCGAGCTCGCGGGTCGGCGCGAGGATGAGCGCGGACGGGCGTCCGGCCATCCGCTTCGGCTTCGCCTCGGTGAGACGCGCGACGAGCGGGATGGCGAAGGCCAGCGTCTTGCCGGAGCCCGTCTTGCCGCGGCCGAGCACGTCGCGGCCGGCGAGGGTCGAGGGCAGCGTCTCGCGCTGGATGGGGAAGGGAGTGGGGCGGTCCTCGGCGACGAGCACGTCGATGAGGTGAGCGGGAACGCCGAGGTCGGCGAAGGTGGTCTCGGGCTGCGTGGTCGCAGTGGTCACAGATGACTGCTTTCGAGAGGGTGCCGTCGCGCGCTTCGAACGCGGATGATCGTGGGCGCTTCGGCAGATGGCGAACTCGGCGGGTGCCGGATCCGTTCGCCGCGGCAGGATGTTCGCGAGGCGCTGGGCGGGATGTTCCCGCTGGCGCGATCAAGACACGACGACGCACGACAGAAGTCGCGCAGACCCCGACTGTAACACCCGCCGCTGTGAGGCGGCCTCGCATGGTCGGTACTGTGCAGGAGACAGCAGTCCACTGACGAAGGGGGTCCCATGTACCAGGACGACTATGGATGGATGGCCGGATTCGGGGTGGGAGTGCTGATCTTCGGGATCATCCTCTACCTCGCGATCCTGGCGCTCGTGCTCTGGATCGGCTACCTGATCATGCGCACGGCCGTGAAGAACGGCATCCTGCTCGCCGACGAGGCGCGCGCCGCGCGCGGCATCCCGCAGCGACCGGGTGGGCAGTACCCGCAGCATCCGGGCTACCCGGGTGGTCCTGTCGGACCGGGCGCTGGGCCTGCGGGCGGGCCATCCGCGCCGCCGACGCGCTGAGCCCGGAAAGAGAAGGAGCGGGACGCTGTCCCTGATCAGCGTCCCGCTCAGCAGCCTCGGCACCCGAATCCGTGAGCTGCAATAGGTGAGGTCCCCCCGGACCAACCCCTCATGAAGGACTCTACGAGACGACGTGGATCCCGTGCCGGGGCTTTCCTTCGCGGGGGAGAGGTGCTACACGGCCCGGGCCGACCGTTGCCGGGGAGGGGGCGCCCATCCCGTAGGAGGTTCGCATGGCTCATCCGTACGCCGAATGGTTTCCCGACGCCGTGCGCGACGGGACGTACGGCTACCACCTGGACTCCCTGCGCGCCGTGGAGCCCATCGCGCCGCGCACCGGGTTCGAGGACTTCTGGCGCAGCCGGTATGCCGATGCCGTCGGCGCTCCCGCCGACGCTGTGCTGACACCGCTCGGCCATCGCGCCGGGCGCGAGGTCTTCGAGGTCGAGCACGCGGTCGCCGGCGGGCTGCGGCTGCGCGGATGGCTCGCGCGGCCGGTCGACGGAGTGTCACCTCGGGTGGGCGTCGTCTTCGGGCACGGCTACGGCGGCCGCGACGCCCTCGACTTCGACCGCGTGCCGGACGACGCGGCTGTGTTCTTCCCGGTCGCGCGCGGCCTCGGCGCTCTGAACGCGCGCGTCGGCGCGCCGCTTCCGGAGGAGGGCCACGTGCTCTTCGGCATCGAGTCCGTCGCGGACTACGTGCTCGGCTGGTGCGCCGCCGATCTCTGGCACGCGGCGAACGTGCTGCAGGAGCTCGTCGGCGAGGTGCCCCTCTACTACCTCGGCGAGAGCTTCGGCGGCGGCATCGGCGCGCTCGCCGTGCCGTGGGACGACCGCTTCGTCGGCGCGACGCTCATCGTGCCGAGCTTCGGCCAGTACGACCTCCGGCTGCAGCTGCCCTGCGAGGGGAGCGGCGAGCTCGTCCGCGAGCACGTCGCCCAGCACCCCGAGGCGCGCGAGGTGCTGCGGTTCTTCGATGCGTCGACGGCGGCGCTGTTCGCGCGCATCCCGGTGCGCGCGGAGTGCGCGCTGTGGGATGGCGTGGTGCCGCCGCCCGGGCAGTTCGCCGTCGCCAATGCGCTTGCCGACCTCGACCTCGAGGTGCTCCCAGCGGGGCACGCCGAATATCCCGGGCTCGAGGAGACCCTTACCCGCTGCCACGCGGCGACCCGCCGGCACATCGAGACGAGCCTCCGACCGACGCGCTGAGTGCGCCGGGGTCGCCCCCGGCGCTCGTGCCTCAG encodes:
- a CDS encoding acetylxylan esterase yields the protein MAHPYAEWFPDAVRDGTYGYHLDSLRAVEPIAPRTGFEDFWRSRYADAVGAPADAVLTPLGHRAGREVFEVEHAVAGGLRLRGWLARPVDGVSPRVGVVFGHGYGGRDALDFDRVPDDAAVFFPVARGLGALNARVGAPLPEEGHVLFGIESVADYVLGWCAADLWHAANVLQELVGEVPLYYLGESFGGGIGALAVPWDDRFVGATLIVPSFGQYDLRLQLPCEGSGELVREHVAQHPEAREVLRFFDASTAALFARIPVRAECALWDGVVPPPGQFAVANALADLDLEVLPAGHAEYPGLEETLTRCHAATRRHIETSLRPTR
- a CDS encoding DEAD/DEAH box helicase, yielding MTTATTQPETTFADLGVPAHLIDVLVAEDRPTPFPIQRETLPSTLAGRDVLGRGKTGSGKTLAFAIPLVARLTEAKPKRMAGRPSALILAPTRELATQIARVVTPLATASNLTVTTIFGGVSQKPQETAFRSGVDIVVACPGRLEDLMSQGVVDLSRVAVTILDEADHMADLGFLPGVTRILAKTPADGQRMFFSATLDNGVDKLVTRFLKNPVRHSIDSAESPVPAMTHHVFEVADEDKNELVRTLASGVARRILFTRTKHQAKKLAKQLTSRGIPAVDLHGNLSQNARDRNLADFSTGRVRVLVATDVAARGVHVDGVELVVHVDPPAEHKAYVHRSGRTARAGSAGDVVTVMLPSQRQDTKQLLRKAGIAAQPQRVTPESAAVAALVGEIAPRVAPVPGGPGSGNAPAPSAPGTSQGANARRKRAAREGQGGQQSAERAGGRGGASAGRNGGGRNGGAARGQGGRGRAQGGSQPMYSTSSGDTAPRTHAAAAESSPSRPPRRRQPRRVSAPAQSTQG